A portion of the Phycodurus eques isolate BA_2022a chromosome 3, UOR_Pequ_1.1, whole genome shotgun sequence genome contains these proteins:
- the atxn2 gene encoding ataxin-2 isoform X9 — protein MSMKAGGNRSKPGGGNAAGAGGSGGGRQNLGRGRHSGKGPAAVIFNGVYANMRMVHVLTSVVGTKCELKVKNGAVYEGVFKTYGPECDLVLDAAHRKSPELSVGPRKEDIVESIVFKAVDVVAVSFKDVDLNFARKVSSDTDNFTDSAVSGRINGEHKEKDLEPWDGGETHNSDSLESLDTDVSNGWDPNDMFKYNEEKYGVLSTYDSSLSTYTVPLERDNSEEFLKREARAAQLAEEIEASSTYKARVALENDERSEEEKFTAVVRGEREMHTLSRENKYIPPGQRNREAMSWGSGRQNSPRLATNSAGPSAARAGLHDYNQSPGGDQRVVNGGSSHWPSPCPSPSSRPLPRYQSGPSSLPPRATTPTRPPSRPPSRPSRPHSHSSYPSSSSSSSSPFPVHGPSSTASTLPKRMSSEGPPRMSPKSQRTPRAHRVPPSRTTGMPPGVDLISHNAPGEVPVTPSNRGNSSGGTWSSVVSGAHRPRSPRQSNMGGASPSSSSLSQTGTTPPESFAAPMSASSPTAASPAPNTLASLTGDVKESRVQETRQTSPKANKDGMKDSSSSIIRSVCKGPPSLAPDHRKQLDNLKKFSEDFRLQSSSNSDPAFDHMITKPPRDSADKPTDLASLDKAATGPEEHGGGTPSTGAINTSKPGSPAALSPSPSGPEQKRVGLDVTSQGVQTTAMSTFGGPKHEEKEDKKEAVQDQVRKSTLNPNANEFKPRFNTQPKPPNTPTPPRPQGQPSPSIVVQQPPTVYGQPVCFPQMYPLTPVSPGVQKSIIWKSPAMYQVQMPHMTVNQSKPYRPGKVPNMTQGRSDQHHPPGTPTLMHPATAAGPPIITQSPAYSAQYFTCSPQQFPSQQLVQQMPHYQSQAQHVFSPVMQGSARMMAPHGQPSLVSSSTNQYPEQTHTMYVSPGPMPQQYPHPSATLHPHQQHPQPSATPTGQAQQGGPPQHGGPPNHPAASPVQHPQHPQAAAAAAAAAQAIHLANQSQQPMYSALAPTPPSMTPGPNPQSPQASFPSAQQTVYIHPQQVQHGYNPNHMAHVQQAHMQSGMVPSHHAAPAHAPMMLMATQGPPGGPQPPMAQTALNHIPVSSTTHFSYLAHPQVQTHHQQQL, from the exons ggGAAGACACAGTGGTAAAGGTCCTGCAGCG GTCATTTTCAATGGAGTGTATGCGAACATGAGGATGGTCCACGTCTTGACATCAGTTGTG GGGACCAAGTGTGAACTGAAGGTGAAAAATGGAGCAGTCTATGAAGGAGTATTCAAGACCTATGGTCCAGAG TGTGACTTGGTGTTGGACGCAGCCCACAGGAAGAGCCCAGAGCTAAGCGTGGGCCCCAGGAAAGAGGACATTGTGGAGAGCATTGTCTTCAAGGCAGTCGATGTTGTCGCCGTGTCCTTCAAAGACGTTGACCTTAACTTTGCAAGGAAAG TTTCCTCAGACACAG ATAACTTCACAGACTCCGCAGTCAGTGGAAGGATCAATGGTGAGCATAAAGAGAAAGATCTCGAGCCGTGGGATGGCGGAGAAACCCACAATTCTGACAGCCTCGAATCTCTGGATACTGATGTG TCAAACGGCTGGGACCCCAATGATATGTTCAAGTACAACGAGGAGAAGTATGGAGTCTTGTCTACGTATGACAGCAGCCTGTCCACATATAC GGTCCCCCTTGAGCGCGACAACTCAGAGGAGTTCCTCAAGAGGGAAGCGCGAGCTGCCCAGCTGGCCGAGGAGATAGAAGCCAGCTCCACTTACAAGGCCCGTGTGGCCCTAGAGAATGATGAGCGCTCAGAGGAAGAGAAATTCACTGCGGTGGTACGGGGGGAAAGAGAGATGCACACACTGAGCAG GGAGAACAAGTACATTCCCCCTGGCCAGAGAAACAGGGAGGCAATGTCATGGGGGTCTGGACGGCAGAATTCCCCACGTCTGGCTACGAACTCAGCAGGGCCTTCGGCTGCTCGTGCGGGACTGCATGACTACAATCAGAGCCCAGGTGGCGACCAGAGGGTGGTGAACGGAG GTTCATCCCATTGGCCCTCACCCTGTCCATCTCCTTCCTCCCGTCCCCTCCCTCGCTACCAGTCCGGCCCCTCCTCCCTGCCTCCTCGGGCCACCACGCCCACCAGGCCACCCTCCAGACCCCCCTCTCGACCTTCCAGGCCACACTCTCATTCATCCtatccctcctcctcctcttcctcctcatctccCTTTCCTGTCCACGGGCCCTCGTCGACGGCCTCCACTCTGCCCAAACGCATGTCTTCAGAAG GTCCACCACGGATGTCTCCGAAATCCCAGAGGACGCCCCGTGCTCACAGAGTACCTCCCAGCAGGACCACTGGGATGCCACCAGGAGTTGATCTAATTTCTCACAATGCCCCTGGAGAGGTCCCAGTGACTCCGTCCAACAGAGGCAACTCCTCGGGAGGAACTTGGTCTTCTGTCGTTAGTGGAG CTCACAGGCCACGCTCCCCACGTCAGAGCAATATGGGTGGAGCCtccccttcctcctcttctctgtcTCAGACAGGAACAACTCCTCCAGAGTCTTTTGCTGCACCGATGTCCGCTTCCTCCCCGACTGCTGCGAGCCCTGCCCCCAATACGCTTGCCTCTCTGACAGGAGATG TTAAAGAAAGTCGTGTCCAGGAGACGAGACAAACATCCCCCAAAGCCAACAAAGACGGCATGAAGGACAGTTCGTCCAGTATCATCAGATCTGTGTGTAAAG GTCCCCCCTCCTTGGCACCTGACCACAGGAAACAACTTGACAATTTAAAGAAATTTAGTGAAGATTTTAGG CTGCAGTCTAGTTCTAACTCTGACCCTGCCTTCGACCACATGATCACCAAGCCTCCAAGAGACTCTGCGGACAAGCCTACCGACCTTGCCTCCTTGGACAAAGCCGCAACAGGCCCTGAAGAGCACGGCGGTGGCACCCCGTCCACGGGCGCCATCAACACGAGTAAGCCCGGCAGCCCCGCCGCGCTGTCCCCGTCTCCTTCGGGCCCAGAGCAGAAGAGGGTGGGGCTGGATGTGACCTCGCAAGGTGTTCAGACGACAGCCATGTCTACTTTTGGAGGACCCAAGCATGAAGAGAAGGAGGACAAGAAGGAGGCGGTACAAGA TCAAGTGAGAAAGTCCACCTTAAACCCCAACGCCAACGAGTTCAAGCCGAGGTTCAACACGCAG CCCAAACCACCCAACACCCCGACACCCCCGCGACCTCAGGGCCAGCCCAGCCCCTCCATTGTGGTCCAGCAGCCCCCCACCGTCTACGGCCAGCCGGTGTGCTTCCCCCAGATGTATCCCCTCACACCAGTTAGTCCCGGCGTACAG AAAAGCATAATATGGAAG TCTCCAGCGATGTACCAGGTCCAGATGCCGCATATGACTGTCAACCAGTCTAAACCGTACAGACCAGGTAAAG TGCCCAACATGACGCAGGGCAGGTCGGACCAACACCACCCGCCGGGCACGCCCACCCTCATGCACCCGGCCACAGCAGCGGGGCCGCCGATCATCACGCAGAGCCCGGCCTACTCCGCCCAGTACTTCACGTGCAGCCCGCAGCAGTTCCCCAGTCAGCAGCTGGTTCAGCAGATGCCACATTACCAGTCTCAG GCACAGCACGTGTTCAGTCCTGTGATGCAGGGCAGCGCCCGCATGATGGCGCCCCACGGCCAGCCCAGCCTGGTGTCGTCCTCCACCAATCAGTACCCAGAGCAGACGCACACCATGTATG TGTCTCCTGGCCCCATGCCCCAGCAGTACCCACACCCGAGCGCCACCTTGCATCCCCACCAGCAGCACCCTCAGCCCTCCGCCACGCCCACAGGCCAAGCGCAGCAGGGGGGCCCGCCCCAGCACGGAGGCCCACCCAACCACCCGGCCGCCAGCCCTGTGCAGCACCCGCAGCACCCTCAGGCGGCAGCGG CTGCCGCGGCCGCCGCCCAAGCTATCCACTTGGCCAACCAATCCCAGCAGCCCATGTACTCCGCTTTGGCCCCCACGCCGCCTTCCATGACGCCGGGCCCCAACCCGCAGTCTCCACAGGCGTCCTTCCCGTCGGCACAGCAGACAGTCTACATCCACCCGCAGCAGGTGCAGCATGGATACAACCCCAACCACATGGCCCACGTGCAGCAG
- the atxn2 gene encoding ataxin-2 isoform X11, translating into MRMVHVLTSVVGTKCELKVKNGAVYEGVFKTYGPECDLVLDAAHRKSPELSVGPRKEDIVESIVFKAVDVVAVSFKDVDLNFARKVSSDTEHKGISLRVSDNFTDSAVSGRINGEHKEKDLEPWDGGETHNSDSLESLDTDVSNGWDPNDMFKYNEEKYGVLSTYDSSLSTYTVPLERDNSEEFLKREARAAQLAEEIEASSTYKARVALENDERSEEEKFTAVVRGEREMHTLSRENKYIPPGQRNREAMSWGSGRQNSPRLATNSAGPSAARAGLHDYNQSPGGDQRVVNGGSSHWPSPCPSPSSRPLPRYQSGPSSLPPRATTPTRPPSRPPSRPSRPHSHSSYPSSSSSSSSPFPVHGPSSTASTLPKRMSSEGPPRMSPKSQRTPRAHRVPPSRTTGMPPGVDLISHNAPGEVPVTPSNRGNSSGGTWSSVVSGAHRPRSPRQSNMGGASPSSSSLSQTGTTPPESFAAPMSASSPTAASPAPNTLASLTGDVKESRVQETRQTSPKANKDGMKDSSSSIIRSVCKGPPSLAPDHRKQLDNLKKFSEDFRLQSSSNSDPAFDHMITKPPRDSADKPTDLASLDKAATGPEEHGGGTPSTGAINTSKPGSPAALSPSPSGPEQKRVGLDVTSQGVQTTAMSTFGGPKHEEKEDKKEAVQDQVRKSTLNPNANEFKPRFNTQQPKPPNTPTPPRPQGQPSPSIVVQQPPTVYGQPVCFPQMYPLTPVSPGVQKSIIWKSPAMYQVQMPHMTVNQSKPYRPGKVPNMTQGRSDQHHPPGTPTLMHPATAAGPPIITQSPAYSAQYFTCSPQQFPSQQLVQQMPHYQSQAQHVFSPVMQGSARMMAPHGQPSLVSSSTNQYPEQTHTMYVSPGPMPQQYPHPSATLHPHQQHPQPSATPTGQAQQGGPPQHGGPPNHPAASPVQHPQHPQAAAAAAAAAQAIHLANQSQQPMYSALAPTPPSMTPGPNPQSPQASFPSAQQTVYIHPQQVQHGYNPNHMAHVQQAHMQSGMVPSHHAAPAHAPMMLMATQGPPGGPQPPMAQTALNHIPVSSTTHFSYLAHPQVQTHHQQQL; encoded by the exons ATGAGGATGGTCCACGTCTTGACATCAGTTGTG GGGACCAAGTGTGAACTGAAGGTGAAAAATGGAGCAGTCTATGAAGGAGTATTCAAGACCTATGGTCCAGAG TGTGACTTGGTGTTGGACGCAGCCCACAGGAAGAGCCCAGAGCTAAGCGTGGGCCCCAGGAAAGAGGACATTGTGGAGAGCATTGTCTTCAAGGCAGTCGATGTTGTCGCCGTGTCCTTCAAAGACGTTGACCTTAACTTTGCAAGGAAAG TTTCCTCAGACACAG aGCATAAAGGTATATCCTTGCGTGTCTCAGATAACTTCACAGACTCCGCAGTCAGTGGAAGGATCAATGGTGAGCATAAAGAGAAAGATCTCGAGCCGTGGGATGGCGGAGAAACCCACAATTCTGACAGCCTCGAATCTCTGGATACTGATGTG TCAAACGGCTGGGACCCCAATGATATGTTCAAGTACAACGAGGAGAAGTATGGAGTCTTGTCTACGTATGACAGCAGCCTGTCCACATATAC GGTCCCCCTTGAGCGCGACAACTCAGAGGAGTTCCTCAAGAGGGAAGCGCGAGCTGCCCAGCTGGCCGAGGAGATAGAAGCCAGCTCCACTTACAAGGCCCGTGTGGCCCTAGAGAATGATGAGCGCTCAGAGGAAGAGAAATTCACTGCGGTGGTACGGGGGGAAAGAGAGATGCACACACTGAGCAG GGAGAACAAGTACATTCCCCCTGGCCAGAGAAACAGGGAGGCAATGTCATGGGGGTCTGGACGGCAGAATTCCCCACGTCTGGCTACGAACTCAGCAGGGCCTTCGGCTGCTCGTGCGGGACTGCATGACTACAATCAGAGCCCAGGTGGCGACCAGAGGGTGGTGAACGGAG GTTCATCCCATTGGCCCTCACCCTGTCCATCTCCTTCCTCCCGTCCCCTCCCTCGCTACCAGTCCGGCCCCTCCTCCCTGCCTCCTCGGGCCACCACGCCCACCAGGCCACCCTCCAGACCCCCCTCTCGACCTTCCAGGCCACACTCTCATTCATCCtatccctcctcctcctcttcctcctcatctccCTTTCCTGTCCACGGGCCCTCGTCGACGGCCTCCACTCTGCCCAAACGCATGTCTTCAGAAG GTCCACCACGGATGTCTCCGAAATCCCAGAGGACGCCCCGTGCTCACAGAGTACCTCCCAGCAGGACCACTGGGATGCCACCAGGAGTTGATCTAATTTCTCACAATGCCCCTGGAGAGGTCCCAGTGACTCCGTCCAACAGAGGCAACTCCTCGGGAGGAACTTGGTCTTCTGTCGTTAGTGGAG CTCACAGGCCACGCTCCCCACGTCAGAGCAATATGGGTGGAGCCtccccttcctcctcttctctgtcTCAGACAGGAACAACTCCTCCAGAGTCTTTTGCTGCACCGATGTCCGCTTCCTCCCCGACTGCTGCGAGCCCTGCCCCCAATACGCTTGCCTCTCTGACAGGAGATG TTAAAGAAAGTCGTGTCCAGGAGACGAGACAAACATCCCCCAAAGCCAACAAAGACGGCATGAAGGACAGTTCGTCCAGTATCATCAGATCTGTGTGTAAAG GTCCCCCCTCCTTGGCACCTGACCACAGGAAACAACTTGACAATTTAAAGAAATTTAGTGAAGATTTTAGG CTGCAGTCTAGTTCTAACTCTGACCCTGCCTTCGACCACATGATCACCAAGCCTCCAAGAGACTCTGCGGACAAGCCTACCGACCTTGCCTCCTTGGACAAAGCCGCAACAGGCCCTGAAGAGCACGGCGGTGGCACCCCGTCCACGGGCGCCATCAACACGAGTAAGCCCGGCAGCCCCGCCGCGCTGTCCCCGTCTCCTTCGGGCCCAGAGCAGAAGAGGGTGGGGCTGGATGTGACCTCGCAAGGTGTTCAGACGACAGCCATGTCTACTTTTGGAGGACCCAAGCATGAAGAGAAGGAGGACAAGAAGGAGGCGGTACAAGA TCAAGTGAGAAAGTCCACCTTAAACCCCAACGCCAACGAGTTCAAGCCGAGGTTCAACACGCAG CAGCCCAAACCACCCAACACCCCGACACCCCCGCGACCTCAGGGCCAGCCCAGCCCCTCCATTGTGGTCCAGCAGCCCCCCACCGTCTACGGCCAGCCGGTGTGCTTCCCCCAGATGTATCCCCTCACACCAGTTAGTCCCGGCGTACAG AAAAGCATAATATGGAAG TCTCCAGCGATGTACCAGGTCCAGATGCCGCATATGACTGTCAACCAGTCTAAACCGTACAGACCAGGTAAAG TGCCCAACATGACGCAGGGCAGGTCGGACCAACACCACCCGCCGGGCACGCCCACCCTCATGCACCCGGCCACAGCAGCGGGGCCGCCGATCATCACGCAGAGCCCGGCCTACTCCGCCCAGTACTTCACGTGCAGCCCGCAGCAGTTCCCCAGTCAGCAGCTGGTTCAGCAGATGCCACATTACCAGTCTCAG GCACAGCACGTGTTCAGTCCTGTGATGCAGGGCAGCGCCCGCATGATGGCGCCCCACGGCCAGCCCAGCCTGGTGTCGTCCTCCACCAATCAGTACCCAGAGCAGACGCACACCATGTATG TGTCTCCTGGCCCCATGCCCCAGCAGTACCCACACCCGAGCGCCACCTTGCATCCCCACCAGCAGCACCCTCAGCCCTCCGCCACGCCCACAGGCCAAGCGCAGCAGGGGGGCCCGCCCCAGCACGGAGGCCCACCCAACCACCCGGCCGCCAGCCCTGTGCAGCACCCGCAGCACCCTCAGGCGGCAGCGG CTGCCGCGGCCGCCGCCCAAGCTATCCACTTGGCCAACCAATCCCAGCAGCCCATGTACTCCGCTTTGGCCCCCACGCCGCCTTCCATGACGCCGGGCCCCAACCCGCAGTCTCCACAGGCGTCCTTCCCGTCGGCACAGCAGACAGTCTACATCCACCCGCAGCAGGTGCAGCATGGATACAACCCCAACCACATGGCCCACGTGCAGCAG